The genomic segment GGCTTGATTATTACCTGGATCTGCTTAGATTTATCCATGATAATTTTAAAATCCATGTTCACGGTTTTTCCCCTCCTGAGATATTTTTCATGGCTCAAAAATCAGGACTATCTGTTAAACAAACCCTGGAACAGCTTATAGATGCAGGATTAAACTCCATTCCAGGAGGCGGGGCCGAGATTCTTTCTGATGAAATAAGAACAAAGGTATCTCCAAATAAATGCACAGCAGATCAATGGCTTGAGGTTATGAGAACTGCTCATCTGCTGGGGCTGAAAACAAGTGCCACCATGATGTTCGGTCATGTTGAAAAACCTGAGCATATTATAGAACACATGATAAAACTCAGGGAACTCCAGGATGAAACAAATGGTTTTACTGCATTTATTCCCTGGACATTTCAGCCTGATAATACACGTATCAAGGTCAAGACAAGAACATCTGCAGAATATCTCAGGGTATTGTCCCTTTCACGCATTGTGCTGGATAATATCCCCAATATCCAGGCTTCATGGGTAACCCAGGGGGATAAAATCGCACAGACAGCCCTTTTTTTCGGTGCAAATGATCTTGGAAGTACCATGATTGAAGAAAATGTTGTTGCTGCAGCAGGCGTAAATTTCCGTCTGCCTGAATCTGAGATGATCCGCCTTATTCAAAATGCAGGATTTCAAGCAGTTCAGCGGGACTGCTTTTATAATCATATATGTAAAAAAGGCTGATGCTTTGGATACACGCTGCATAAAAATTGAAAAAGGAATCCACAGGGCTGGATGTATCATGATCTCCCCTCAAAGATTTATCCAAAACGGCTTTATAAAGGCTGAAAACTGGATAATCCAGGAAACAGGAGAAAAAAAACATTATGATTCCTCAATTGTAACAGATCACGGCCCCGGGGTGATTATTCCTGCCCTGATAAACGCTCATACCCATTTGGAACTCAGCAGGCTCAAAGGAGAGATTGCCTTTGACCAGGGATTTCAAAACTGGGTCAGGGAACTGCTCTGGCGCAGGCAGGCTTACAGCCTTGAAGAACTTGAAAATGGTGCAGAAAGCGGGATTAAGGAACTCATGGATTCAGGAAGCGGGGCGGTCGGGGATATATCAACCCTGGGCCTGACATGGAATATTTTATGCAGATCCGGTCTTGCAGGTGTCTGGTTCCGGGAATATTTAGGCACCCAGACTTTCCAGGATTTAATGCCTGGAAAACATGGAAACCTCAGTGCCTCCCTGGCCGGTCATGCACCTCACACCACATCTCCTGCACTGCTCAAATCACTCAGCCTGACGGCTCAAAGTAAAGG from the Desulfonema limicola genome contains:
- the mqnC gene encoding cyclic dehypoxanthinyl futalosine synthase, whose amino-acid sequence is MIDKIIEKAGADQRLTPGESLELFHKAELMTLGDLADKKRHKLHREPVVTYVVDRNINYTNVCMSGCLFCAFYCTENSDNAYIISGDLLRQKIQETIDLGGTQILLQGGMHPGLGLDYYLDLLRFIHDNFKIHVHGFSPPEIFFMAQKSGLSVKQTLEQLIDAGLNSIPGGGAEILSDEIRTKVSPNKCTADQWLEVMRTAHLLGLKTSATMMFGHVEKPEHIIEHMIKLRELQDETNGFTAFIPWTFQPDNTRIKVKTRTSAEYLRVLSLSRIVLDNIPNIQASWVTQGDKIAQTALFFGANDLGSTMIEENVVAAAGVNFRLPESEMIRLIQNAGFQAVQRDCFYNHICKKG
- a CDS encoding amidohydrolase family protein — protein: MQDFKQFSGTAFIIIYVKKADALDTRCIKIEKGIHRAGCIMISPQRFIQNGFIKAENWIIQETGEKKHYDSSIVTDHGPGVIIPALINAHTHLELSRLKGEIAFDQGFQNWVRELLWRRQAYSLEELENGAESGIKELMDSGSGAVGDISTLGLTWNILCRSGLAGVWFREYLGTQTFQDLMPGKHGNLSASLAGHAPHTTSPALLKSLSLTAQSKGSPFSIHLAESTDEIEFLATGKGPWADFLGERNIDFSDWGLPAKTPVKYLDSIGILNKNTLLVHLIHSRKQDFEIIKQRGAKVCICPRSNYNLHKQLPDLEQMLKHGIKPCLGTDSLAGTESLSMFDEMAYTGKNYPNINPGTIIEMAAVNGAKALGLSQKFGTLEPGKSAVFIYLPLTARKNSDLLEKIIYESSI